A stretch of the Polyangiaceae bacterium genome encodes the following:
- a CDS encoding transglycosylase SLT domain-containing protein: MQTPIGSDAGVALSKATPVVIKDEISIEEFQPLLAEPVLARAQKQVDAGNYAAAAREVEAQMGKVESTPKNVARFQMLLGRLRELSGDLAGATASYQLAAAERWPLSGYATLAAGRVMLRAGKTEQAIGWLERAPKEPPIASDARLLLAEAALKAGKPDLAIDAWRAHIGQRPAESTDLALRLAGLLLDRSSGKAAADALSDQREALGLARRAVAENAGRLPALDRARKVEKRALDALPAAERRRLARPTPEEELIRVRALVEAKLEADAEKAADALIGSLDRAARWGSVGCEASFWRAKAIALKREAARAAGAFDDVVENCKSDDDLLARALFLAGKQAAADGRHMQAVQRYSELEKLLPKHRLADDARMGAALGYFELGIEARFTELLSTIMDDYPEGDVVLDAVFRLALRRIEKSDWPGAANVLEKVASTIAKNDSARGTEHSGRERYFLARAFIENGDAERGYAELESIVRDLPLSYYMLHAWARLVEKDPFRARKVLEEAEKKAATQPFSFEHQPEFDSPGFLRAMELLRQGELEMARREVEALGIAKPGATPRLLWGLSLLYSRAGSARDAHVIARGMLTDWLGRWPAGDWIKAWQLAYPRPYRVIVQQETKKSSVDESLVYAVMREESAFDPNAVSPADAHGLMQLIVPTAKMLAKPVGLPYDAASLKQPSVNIALGARGLADLEKTFAQNPLLAIPGYNAGPNRPRRWIRERPRADFDVWVELIPITETRRYTKRVLASRAAYAYLYDKQRAAEAMALPVRLD; this comes from the coding sequence GTGCAGACCCCGATCGGCAGCGACGCCGGCGTGGCGCTCTCGAAGGCGACGCCGGTCGTGATCAAGGACGAGATCTCGATCGAGGAGTTCCAGCCGCTGCTCGCCGAGCCGGTGCTCGCGCGCGCGCAGAAGCAGGTGGACGCCGGCAACTACGCCGCCGCGGCCCGCGAGGTCGAGGCGCAGATGGGCAAGGTCGAGTCGACGCCGAAGAACGTCGCGCGCTTCCAGATGTTGCTCGGCCGCCTGCGCGAGCTCTCCGGCGATCTGGCCGGAGCGACCGCCTCCTACCAGCTCGCCGCCGCGGAGCGCTGGCCTCTGTCTGGCTACGCGACGCTGGCCGCTGGGCGGGTGATGCTGCGCGCGGGCAAGACCGAGCAGGCGATCGGCTGGCTGGAGCGCGCTCCCAAGGAGCCGCCGATCGCCAGCGACGCGCGGCTGCTCTTGGCCGAGGCTGCGCTCAAGGCTGGCAAGCCCGACCTCGCCATCGACGCCTGGCGCGCCCACATCGGTCAGAGGCCCGCCGAGTCCACCGACCTCGCCCTGCGCCTGGCGGGTCTTCTGCTCGATCGGTCCTCGGGCAAGGCGGCCGCGGACGCGCTCTCGGACCAGCGCGAGGCGCTCGGCCTCGCGCGCCGCGCGGTCGCCGAGAACGCCGGCAGGCTGCCGGCGCTCGACCGCGCGCGCAAGGTCGAGAAGCGAGCGCTCGATGCGCTGCCCGCGGCGGAGCGCCGCCGCCTCGCTCGGCCCACGCCGGAGGAGGAGCTGATCCGCGTGCGCGCGCTGGTCGAGGCGAAGCTCGAGGCGGACGCGGAGAAGGCCGCCGATGCCCTCATCGGCTCGCTCGACAGGGCCGCGCGCTGGGGCAGCGTCGGCTGCGAGGCTTCGTTCTGGCGCGCCAAGGCCATCGCGCTCAAGCGCGAGGCCGCGCGGGCGGCAGGTGCGTTCGACGACGTGGTGGAGAACTGCAAGAGCGATGACGATCTGCTGGCGCGCGCGCTCTTTCTGGCGGGCAAGCAGGCCGCGGCGGACGGTCGCCACATGCAGGCCGTGCAGCGCTACTCCGAGCTGGAGAAGCTCTTGCCCAAGCACCGCTTGGCCGACGACGCGCGCATGGGAGCCGCGCTCGGCTACTTCGAGCTGGGGATCGAGGCGCGCTTCACCGAGCTGCTGTCCACCATCATGGACGACTACCCGGAGGGGGACGTCGTGCTCGACGCGGTCTTCCGCCTGGCGTTGCGCCGCATCGAGAAGAGCGACTGGCCCGGCGCCGCCAACGTGTTGGAGAAGGTGGCGAGCACCATCGCCAAGAACGACAGCGCTCGGGGCACGGAGCACAGCGGGCGGGAGCGCTACTTCCTGGCACGGGCCTTCATCGAGAACGGCGACGCCGAGCGCGGCTATGCCGAGCTCGAGTCCATCGTGCGCGACCTGCCGCTGTCCTATTACATGCTGCACGCCTGGGCGCGTCTGGTCGAGAAGGACCCCTTCCGCGCCAGAAAGGTGCTGGAAGAGGCCGAGAAGAAGGCCGCCACTCAGCCCTTCAGCTTCGAGCACCAGCCGGAGTTCGACTCCCCCGGGTTCTTGCGCGCGATGGAGCTGCTCCGGCAAGGCGAGCTCGAAATGGCACGGCGCGAGGTCGAGGCCCTCGGCATCGCGAAGCCCGGCGCGACGCCTCGCTTGCTCTGGGGGCTCTCGCTCCTGTACTCCCGAGCGGGCTCCGCGCGGGACGCCCACGTCATCGCCCGCGGCATGCTGACGGACTGGCTCGGGCGCTGGCCCGCCGGCGACTGGATCAAGGCCTGGCAGCTGGCCTACCCGAGGCCTTACCGCGTCATCGTGCAGCAGGAGACCAAGAAGAGCTCCGTGGACGAGTCGCTGGTCTACGCCGTCATGCGCGAGGAGAGCGCGTTCGATCCGAACGCCGTCAGCCCAGCCGACGCTCACGGGCTGATGCAGCTCATCGTGCCCACCGCGAAGATGCTCGCGAAGCCGGTGGGGCTGCCGTACGACGCCGCGAGCTTGAAGCAACCCAGCGTCAACATCGCGCTCGGCGCGCGGGGCCTCGCGGATCTCGAGAAGACCTTCGCCCAGAACCCGCTCCTGGCCATCCCCGGCTACAACGCCGGGCCGAACCGTCCGCGGCGCTGGATTCGCGAGCGCCCGCGGGCCGACTTCGACGTCTGGGTGGAGCTGATCCCGATCACCGAGACGCGCCGTTACACCAAGCGCGTGCTCGCCAGCCGGGCCGCCTACGCCTACCTCTACGACAAGCAGCGTGCGGCGGAGGCCATGGCGCTGCCCGTCCGCCTGGACTGA
- the carB gene encoding carbamoyl-phosphate synthase large subunit has product MPKREDIEKILLIGSGPIVIGQACEFDYSGTQGAKALTALGYDVVLVNSNPATIMTDPELVRRTYVEPLELETLTAIIERERPDALLPTLGGQTALNLALALHENGILSRNGVKLLGAQIEAIRKAEDRQLFKEAMARAGLECPRSTHAESVAEARGFAELTGYPVILRPSFTLGGSGGAIVRDAGELEAKVEWALQQSPTHQVLVEESVLGWKEYELEVIRDKADNFIVVCSIENLDPMGVHTGDSITVAPAMTLTDREYQRLRDAARAVMHEIGVETGGSNVQFAVDPKTGRVLVIEMNPRVSRSSALASKATGYPIAKIAAKLAVGFTLDELQNDITGTSAAFEPTIDYVVVKWPRFAFEKFPGSDNRLGPQMKSVGEAMSIGRTFAEALQKAARSLETGKDGLTSLVGRVDYRALLEDPTAARDLVHDAPPMARPRASAPPPRDELGALLEKIVTQPTAERLFHVADAIRQGISLERLHELTAIDPWFLRQMARIVAEEQTLASAHELSRELLRQSKRLGFSDAQIARLRGVTEADVRAAREAAGVHAVYGRVDTCAAEFVAKTPYLYSTWETESEAEVSDRKKVVILGGGPNRIGQGIEFDYCCCHAVFALRELGIETVMVNCNPETVSTDYDTSDRLYFEPLTLEDVLSICREEASRGELLGVIVQFGGQTPLKLAVPLERAGVRLLGTSADAIDRAEDRERFDELLSKLGLLRPKAGIAKGAAEAKRIASEIGYPVLVRPSYVLGGRAMMICWGETELDAYVELAIDAAREEGGSQILLIDQFLKNAVEVDVDCVSDGRDAVIGGVMQHIEAAGIHSGDSTSVLPPYSLEPAVIAEIERNTRALALELGVVGLMNVQFAVKDGVVYVLEVNPRASRTVPFVSKSTGRPLAKLAAKVMVGKTLAELGIEDEPVPTHVAVKESVFPFAKFPGVDTILGPEMRSTGEVMGISISLPLAFGKSMAASGYALPDRGRAFISVQDDDKAAACDVARRLRNLGFSIVATGGTAQALEAARIPAERINKVLDGSPHVVDAIEAGSIQVVVNTSQGAKAIRDSYSIRRTTLLANIPYFTTLSAARAAVDAMEVRFVAGRNISAVRSLQEWHQRARRAAG; this is encoded by the coding sequence ATGCCCAAGCGCGAAGACATCGAGAAGATCCTGCTCATCGGCTCGGGCCCCATCGTCATCGGACAAGCGTGCGAGTTCGACTACTCGGGGACGCAGGGCGCCAAGGCGCTGACGGCGCTGGGCTACGACGTCGTGCTGGTCAACTCGAACCCGGCCACCATCATGACGGATCCGGAGCTGGTGCGCCGGACCTACGTCGAGCCGTTGGAGCTCGAGACGCTCACCGCCATCATCGAGCGCGAGCGGCCCGACGCCCTCTTGCCGACGCTGGGCGGCCAGACCGCGCTGAACCTGGCGCTGGCGCTGCACGAGAACGGCATCCTGTCGCGGAACGGCGTGAAGCTGCTCGGCGCGCAGATCGAGGCCATCCGCAAGGCAGAGGACCGGCAGCTGTTCAAGGAGGCGATGGCGCGGGCGGGGCTCGAGTGCCCGCGCTCGACCCACGCCGAGAGCGTGGCGGAGGCACGGGGCTTCGCCGAGCTCACCGGCTACCCGGTGATCTTGCGCCCCAGCTTCACGCTCGGTGGCTCCGGCGGCGCCATCGTGCGCGACGCGGGTGAGCTCGAGGCGAAGGTGGAGTGGGCGCTCCAGCAGTCGCCGACCCACCAGGTCCTCGTGGAGGAGAGCGTGCTCGGCTGGAAGGAGTACGAGCTCGAAGTCATCCGCGACAAGGCCGACAACTTCATCGTGGTCTGCTCGATCGAGAACCTCGACCCGATGGGCGTCCACACCGGGGACTCCATCACCGTCGCGCCGGCCATGACGCTGACGGACCGGGAATACCAGCGCCTGCGCGACGCGGCCCGGGCGGTCATGCACGAGATCGGCGTCGAGACCGGCGGCAGCAACGTGCAGTTCGCCGTGGACCCGAAGACCGGGCGCGTGCTGGTGATCGAGATGAACCCGCGAGTCTCGCGCTCGAGCGCCCTGGCGTCGAAGGCGACCGGCTATCCGATCGCGAAGATCGCCGCGAAGCTCGCCGTCGGCTTCACCCTGGACGAGCTCCAGAACGACATCACCGGCACCAGCGCCGCCTTCGAGCCGACCATCGACTACGTGGTGGTGAAGTGGCCCCGCTTCGCCTTCGAGAAGTTCCCCGGGTCGGACAACCGGCTGGGCCCGCAGATGAAGAGCGTGGGCGAGGCGATGAGCATCGGCCGTACCTTCGCGGAGGCGCTCCAGAAGGCCGCGCGCTCCCTCGAGACGGGCAAGGACGGCCTGACCAGCTTGGTGGGACGGGTGGACTACCGAGCGCTGCTCGAGGATCCGACGGCGGCGCGGGATCTGGTCCACGACGCACCGCCCATGGCCCGGCCGCGCGCCAGCGCACCGCCGCCGAGAGACGAGCTCGGCGCCCTGCTCGAGAAGATCGTGACCCAGCCGACGGCCGAGCGGTTGTTCCACGTCGCCGACGCGATTCGGCAGGGGATCTCCCTCGAGCGCCTGCACGAGCTGACCGCCATCGACCCCTGGTTCTTGCGCCAGATGGCCCGCATCGTGGCGGAGGAGCAGACGCTGGCGTCGGCTCACGAGCTCAGCCGCGAGCTTCTGCGCCAGAGCAAGCGCTTGGGCTTCTCCGACGCGCAGATCGCCCGCCTCCGGGGCGTCACCGAGGCGGACGTGCGCGCGGCCCGCGAGGCCGCCGGAGTCCACGCCGTCTACGGTCGGGTGGACACCTGCGCGGCCGAGTTCGTCGCGAAGACGCCGTACCTGTACTCGACCTGGGAGACCGAGAGCGAGGCCGAGGTCAGCGATCGCAAGAAGGTGGTCATCCTCGGTGGCGGTCCGAACCGCATCGGCCAGGGCATCGAGTTCGACTACTGCTGCTGCCACGCGGTCTTCGCCCTGCGCGAGCTGGGCATCGAGACCGTGATGGTCAACTGCAACCCCGAGACCGTCTCCACCGACTACGACACCAGCGATCGGCTGTACTTCGAGCCACTGACGCTGGAGGACGTGCTGTCCATCTGCCGGGAGGAGGCGTCGCGCGGCGAGCTGCTCGGGGTCATCGTGCAGTTCGGCGGGCAGACTCCGCTCAAGCTGGCGGTGCCCCTCGAGCGCGCCGGCGTGCGGCTGCTCGGGACCAGCGCCGACGCCATCGATCGAGCCGAAGACCGCGAGCGCTTCGACGAGCTGCTCTCGAAGCTGGGCCTGCTCCGGCCCAAGGCTGGCATCGCCAAGGGCGCCGCGGAAGCCAAGCGCATCGCCTCCGAGATCGGCTACCCCGTCCTGGTGCGCCCCTCTTACGTGCTCGGCGGGCGCGCCATGATGATCTGCTGGGGCGAGACCGAGCTCGACGCCTACGTGGAGCTGGCGATCGACGCGGCTCGCGAGGAGGGCGGCTCGCAGATCCTGCTCATCGACCAGTTCCTGAAGAACGCCGTCGAGGTCGACGTGGACTGCGTCTCCGACGGCAGAGACGCGGTCATCGGCGGCGTGATGCAGCACATCGAGGCAGCCGGAATTCACTCCGGCGACTCCACCAGCGTGCTGCCGCCGTACAGCCTGGAGCCGGCTGTGATCGCCGAAATCGAGCGGAACACGCGGGCGTTGGCCCTGGAGCTCGGCGTAGTGGGCTTGATGAACGTACAGTTCGCGGTCAAGGACGGCGTGGTCTACGTGCTCGAGGTGAACCCGCGCGCGTCGCGCACGGTGCCCTTCGTCTCCAAGTCCACTGGACGGCCGTTGGCGAAGCTCGCCGCCAAGGTCATGGTGGGCAAGACCCTCGCCGAGCTCGGCATCGAGGACGAGCCGGTGCCGACCCACGTGGCGGTCAAGGAGAGCGTGTTCCCGTTCGCGAAGTTCCCGGGGGTGGACACCATCCTCGGTCCGGAGATGCGCTCCACCGGCGAAGTGATGGGGATTTCGATCAGCTTGCCGCTCGCGTTCGGCAAGTCGATGGCCGCGAGCGGCTATGCGCTGCCCGACCGCGGTCGCGCCTTCATCAGCGTGCAGGACGACGACAAGGCAGCCGCTTGCGACGTGGCACGCCGGCTCAGGAACCTGGGGTTCAGCATCGTGGCCACCGGCGGCACCGCGCAGGCGCTCGAGGCCGCCCGCATCCCGGCGGAGCGCATCAACAAGGTGCTCGACGGCTCGCCCCACGTGGTGGACGCGATCGAGGCGGGCAGCATCCAGGTCGTGGTCAACACCAGTCAGGGCGCGAAAGCCATCCGTGACAGCTACTCGATCCGGCGCACCACGCTCTTGGCGAACATCCCGTACTTCACCACCTTGAGCGCGGCTCGGGCGGCCGTGGACGCCATGGAGGTGCGCTTCGTCGCGGGCCGGAACATCAGCGCCGTGCGGAGCCTGCAAGAGTGGCATCAGCGCGCGCGGCGCGCGGCCGGCTGA
- a CDS encoding VCBS repeat-containing protein — protein MKPRRMLVALFAASGLLGGCTDLADIDAGTCGNGVLEAGEDCDQSGGGCIQPGESFQCRFECKTDADCTSGWRCGADQVCREPTGSFQLGDYLPADNQIDLGVAEVNGAAPADLVTISASGELVVRFGGSGLSDVARFQTRGARPATGQLTKEANADIVHISDFAIGVLLGSPQKTLRPVAYAPIPIEQGESRFVVLEGKLPDVSKGENDPKTALEIRNYLFDDIVVLAGDKIVDALSQELNPNIATMPFDSATLIGGVPVGNVDEGAASPCDEMVLAPFLGSQVYVFSPCKQGGVSWNDDFAALPPVTLPGATTVGGGVLLADFDGDGHLDLLIGGALPGPPGEGAEALALVAYGAGDGTFNSTSPAVPGATDGKAALTTLLLPNMPLAAGDINGDGRADLVLPHAFVMSVPGCNQLSKACYDAYPILLGGLIAARVEDFNGNGLPDVVAISGQVRSVFFFNGTGSNVTNLFVVPTVGLPTTLASGDFDGDLVRDVAIAESQGGIIGVGGTATKGGDVGVVPDPSDGDVLSVLFGKLQGAPEPPVRMGELGWVEGILTGNLAVQGFDKMSDIGVLSTDQFGARAVALFAGASNRQLQSPFQLTDSGGEPDLPVAVGVGQFTSDDHLDIAALAVTLGGETRLWLVPSTGTAALSTGTTKVLTLGAGSDVAPCSASLVRMDLDADGRDELLVIGEAAGANAQGARIVVARASSNEGVDSFSLDPPIDFPELKLTNHPLPRSLCRAYLTGEDVEEAEGRLGRVEVGNVDATGGQDLVVMTFVATGEGEQQTLTSRLLVFPDGKLDAGSALDIALPSDVNPVTFTLLDADKDPELELAYFAPQGTFVADLDLAAKKLTNLVTLDQPFFGAEPATAPGFDFPINPVAGDFDGDGIPDVAMGYLSGTQLFYGVPVRK, from the coding sequence ATGAAGCCTCGTCGAATGCTAGTGGCTCTCTTCGCCGCGTCGGGCCTTCTGGGCGGCTGCACCGACCTCGCTGACATCGACGCCGGCACCTGCGGCAACGGCGTTCTGGAGGCGGGTGAAGACTGCGATCAGAGCGGCGGCGGCTGCATCCAGCCCGGAGAGTCGTTCCAGTGTCGCTTCGAGTGCAAGACCGACGCGGACTGCACCTCGGGCTGGCGCTGCGGCGCGGACCAGGTGTGCCGTGAGCCCACCGGCTCGTTTCAACTGGGCGACTACCTGCCGGCGGACAACCAGATCGATCTCGGCGTGGCGGAGGTCAACGGCGCAGCGCCGGCCGATCTGGTCACGATCTCGGCGTCCGGAGAGCTCGTGGTCCGCTTCGGCGGCAGCGGCCTGAGCGACGTCGCGCGCTTCCAGACGCGTGGCGCGCGGCCCGCGACCGGGCAGCTCACGAAGGAGGCGAACGCCGACATCGTCCACATCAGCGACTTCGCCATCGGCGTACTGCTCGGCTCGCCCCAGAAGACGCTGCGCCCCGTCGCATACGCGCCAATTCCCATCGAGCAAGGCGAGTCCCGCTTCGTGGTCCTCGAAGGCAAGCTTCCGGACGTCTCGAAGGGCGAGAACGATCCGAAGACCGCGCTGGAGATCCGCAACTACCTGTTCGACGACATCGTCGTGCTGGCGGGCGACAAGATCGTCGACGCCTTGTCCCAAGAGCTGAACCCGAACATCGCGACGATGCCCTTCGACTCCGCGACCCTCATCGGCGGAGTTCCGGTGGGGAACGTGGACGAGGGTGCAGCCTCGCCGTGCGACGAGATGGTGCTGGCGCCCTTCCTGGGTAGCCAGGTCTACGTGTTTTCGCCCTGCAAGCAGGGTGGCGTCTCGTGGAACGACGACTTCGCGGCGCTGCCGCCGGTCACGCTGCCCGGCGCTACCACGGTGGGTGGAGGAGTCTTGCTCGCCGACTTCGACGGGGATGGGCACCTCGATCTCCTGATCGGCGGCGCGCTGCCTGGGCCCCCTGGTGAAGGCGCCGAGGCGCTGGCGCTCGTGGCCTATGGCGCGGGAGACGGAACGTTCAACAGCACCTCGCCCGCCGTGCCGGGTGCGACGGACGGCAAGGCGGCGCTGACCACGCTGCTCCTGCCGAACATGCCGCTCGCCGCTGGCGACATCAACGGCGACGGTCGCGCCGATCTGGTGCTGCCCCACGCCTTCGTGATGAGCGTGCCGGGGTGCAACCAGCTGAGCAAGGCCTGCTACGACGCGTATCCGATCCTGCTGGGCGGCCTGATCGCCGCGCGCGTCGAGGACTTCAACGGCAACGGGCTCCCCGACGTGGTCGCGATCTCGGGGCAGGTTCGCTCGGTGTTCTTCTTCAACGGCACCGGCTCCAACGTGACGAACCTGTTCGTCGTTCCGACGGTGGGCCTGCCGACGACGCTCGCTTCCGGAGATTTCGACGGCGATCTGGTCCGGGACGTCGCCATCGCCGAGAGCCAGGGCGGCATCATCGGCGTTGGCGGAACGGCGACGAAGGGCGGTGACGTGGGTGTGGTGCCGGACCCATCCGACGGCGACGTGCTCTCGGTCCTGTTCGGCAAGCTGCAAGGCGCACCCGAGCCGCCGGTCCGCATGGGCGAGCTCGGCTGGGTGGAGGGCATCCTCACCGGAAACCTGGCCGTTCAGGGCTTCGACAAGATGTCCGATATCGGCGTCCTGAGCACTGATCAGTTCGGAGCGCGCGCCGTCGCGCTGTTCGCCGGCGCGAGCAACCGCCAGCTCCAGTCGCCGTTCCAGCTGACCGACTCGGGCGGCGAGCCGGATCTCCCGGTCGCGGTGGGCGTCGGCCAGTTCACCAGCGACGACCACCTGGACATCGCGGCGCTGGCGGTGACCCTCGGCGGGGAGACTCGCTTGTGGCTGGTGCCCTCGACCGGGACCGCCGCGCTCAGCACGGGCACGACCAAGGTGCTCACGCTCGGCGCGGGCTCGGACGTCGCGCCTTGTTCGGCCTCGCTGGTGAGGATGGACCTCGACGCCGACGGCAGGGACGAGCTCTTGGTGATCGGCGAGGCCGCCGGTGCGAATGCCCAGGGCGCGCGCATCGTGGTGGCGCGCGCGAGCTCCAACGAAGGGGTCGACTCGTTCTCGCTCGATCCTCCCATCGACTTTCCGGAGCTCAAGCTCACCAACCACCCGCTCCCGCGCTCCTTGTGTCGAGCCTACTTGACCGGAGAGGATGTGGAGGAGGCGGAGGGGCGGCTCGGCCGGGTCGAGGTGGGCAACGTGGACGCCACGGGTGGGCAGGACCTGGTCGTGATGACCTTCGTCGCGACCGGTGAGGGCGAGCAGCAGACCCTGACCTCGCGCCTGCTCGTGTTCCCGGACGGCAAGCTGGACGCCGGCTCCGCGCTCGACATCGCGCTCCCCTCGGACGTGAACCCAGTGACCTTCACGCTGCTCGACGCGGACAAGGATCCCGAGCTCGAGCTGGCGTACTTCGCGCCCCAAGGCACGTTCGTCGCCGACCTGGATCTGGCGGCGAAGAAGCTGACCAACCTGGTGACCCTGGACCAGCCGTTCTTCGGCGCCGAGCCCGCCACTGCGCCTGGCTTCGACTTCCCGATCAACCCGGTCGCCGGCGACTTCGACGGGGACGGGATCCCCGACGTGGCCATGGGCTACCTGTCCGGCACTCAGCTCTTCTACGGCGTTCCGGTGAGAAAATGA
- a CDS encoding tetratricopeptide repeat protein: MHRGTRQRSRFWASLVALAIASQSATALGQGDSPDDLARRHFESGVAYLQEADYENALKAFEKAYELSKRPDLLLNIATVHERKGDFKAAVASLKKYLEVAPDSEQRATVEARITNLEKRAQEGTTEPPPTGPGETPGETPAGGPAPTGKPDQKGPVEAKSNVPAFVLLGIGGITAAGAVLTGVLANGEYNDAKDQCSPGCTDDDVSAGKTLALTSTILTGVAVVSASIGAVLYFTGKPASQEQARKPQRFNVGLGVAPGGAAAAASWRF, translated from the coding sequence ATGCACCGAGGGACGAGGCAGCGTTCGCGCTTCTGGGCATCGCTCGTCGCGCTCGCCATCGCGAGCCAGAGCGCCACCGCGTTGGGCCAGGGGGACAGCCCGGACGACCTGGCTCGCCGGCACTTCGAGTCCGGCGTCGCGTACCTGCAAGAGGCCGACTACGAGAACGCGCTCAAGGCCTTCGAGAAGGCCTACGAGCTCTCCAAGCGCCCCGACCTCTTGCTCAACATCGCCACGGTCCACGAGCGCAAGGGCGACTTCAAGGCCGCCGTCGCGTCGCTGAAGAAGTACCTCGAAGTCGCGCCGGACTCCGAGCAGCGCGCGACGGTCGAGGCGCGCATCACGAACCTCGAGAAGCGCGCGCAGGAGGGAACGACGGAGCCGCCCCCGACCGGGCCCGGCGAGACCCCCGGTGAGACGCCTGCGGGCGGCCCCGCTCCGACCGGCAAGCCGGACCAGAAGGGACCGGTCGAAGCCAAGAGCAACGTCCCGGCTTTCGTCCTGCTCGGCATCGGCGGCATCACCGCCGCTGGCGCGGTGCTCACCGGCGTCCTCGCCAACGGCGAGTACAACGACGCCAAGGACCAGTGCTCCCCGGGCTGCACCGACGACGACGTCTCCGCGGGCAAGACGCTGGCGCTCACCAGCACCATTCTCACCGGGGTGGCCGTGGTCAGCGCGAGCATCGGCGCCGTGCTGTATTTCACGGGGAAGCCTGCCAGCCAAGAGCAAGCCCGAAAGCCTCAGCGATTCAACGTCGGGCTCGGCGTGGCGCCGGGCGGCGCGGCGGCGGCGGCCAGCTGGCGGTTCTGA
- a CDS encoding protein kinase translates to MATCPKCYTRYPDETLSCEADGEALVPDAAIAAMDREVLPGEMIGEYKIEAKLGEGGFGAVYRAIQPLIGKQVAIKILSRRLSGDPQMVSRFVAEARAVNQIRSRNIVDIFGFGSLSDGRQYFVMELLSGSTLEDYIRQRGRIPVEEAVPILRGIARALDAAHAAGIVHRDLKPENVFLVADEEQRLMPKLLDFGIAKLMGGATGGHKTRTGVPMGTPYYMSPEQCRGDKVDHKTDVYSFGVLAFQALTGALPFGGESFMQIMFAHVSAAPPVPSQAAPGLAPQLDAAILQMLAKAPGDRPESCGAAVEGLAAAARSAGHAVGTLPIGTPAALLGSGTLDGKGLAHASTAIADTGPTTLSALSTTSTKSKTPLVAIGVVALVALVGGGIALAVSRKSSEPTVATATALLPSVTATPPASETAAPPASVTASPVVSGPVLLTLTSEPKQVDVYLGDEKLGTSPSDEIRLERGDGELVLTIKADGYLPEKVKVKPVADVSTSVKLKKKGGGAGKAAPGTGALEY, encoded by the coding sequence ATGGCGACCTGCCCCAAGTGTTACACCCGGTACCCGGACGAGACGCTGAGCTGCGAAGCGGACGGTGAGGCCCTGGTGCCGGACGCCGCCATCGCCGCGATGGATCGCGAGGTGCTGCCGGGGGAGATGATCGGTGAGTACAAGATCGAGGCGAAGCTCGGCGAAGGCGGCTTCGGCGCCGTCTACCGCGCCATCCAGCCGCTGATCGGCAAGCAGGTCGCGATCAAGATCCTCTCCCGCAGGCTCTCCGGCGACCCCCAGATGGTCTCGCGCTTCGTCGCCGAGGCCCGCGCCGTCAACCAGATCCGCAGCAGGAACATCGTCGACATCTTCGGCTTCGGATCGCTTTCCGACGGCCGCCAGTACTTCGTGATGGAGCTCTTGAGCGGGTCGACGTTGGAGGACTACATCCGCCAGCGCGGGCGCATCCCGGTCGAGGAGGCCGTGCCCATCCTTCGCGGGATCGCCCGCGCCCTCGACGCGGCGCACGCCGCCGGGATCGTGCACCGCGACCTGAAGCCGGAGAACGTGTTCCTGGTGGCCGACGAAGAGCAGCGCTTGATGCCCAAGCTCCTGGACTTCGGCATCGCCAAGCTGATGGGAGGCGCCACCGGCGGACACAAGACGCGCACCGGCGTGCCGATGGGCACGCCCTATTACATGTCGCCGGAGCAGTGCCGGGGCGACAAGGTGGACCACAAGACGGACGTCTACTCCTTCGGCGTGCTGGCGTTCCAGGCGCTGACCGGCGCGCTGCCGTTTGGCGGCGAGTCGTTCATGCAGATCATGTTCGCCCACGTCAGCGCGGCCCCGCCGGTTCCGTCCCAGGCGGCGCCCGGGCTGGCGCCGCAGCTGGACGCGGCCATCTTGCAGATGTTGGCCAAGGCCCCAGGCGATCGTCCGGAGTCGTGCGGCGCCGCGGTCGAAGGGCTGGCGGCTGCGGCGCGCAGCGCGGGGCACGCGGTGGGGACGCTGCCCATCGGAACCCCGGCAGCGCTGCTCGGCTCCGGGACGCTGGACGGCAAAGGGCTCGCCCACGCCAGCACCGCCATAGCGGACACGGGGCCGACGACGCTCTCGGCGCTCTCCACCACCTCGACCAAGAGCAAGACGCCGCTGGTCGCCATCGGGGTGGTCGCGCTCGTCGCCTTGGTCGGCGGCGGCATCGCCCTCGCGGTGTCGAGAAAGTCCTCGGAGCCGACCGTTGCCACCGCGACGGCGCTGCTCCCGAGCGTGACCGCGACGCCGCCCGCCTCGGAGACCGCGGCGCCTCCCGCGTCGGTGACGGCGTCGCCCGTCGTCTCCGGCCCGGTACTGCTCACGCTGACCTCCGAGCCCAAGCAGGTCGACGTCTATCTCGGCGACGAGAAGCTCGGCACGAGCCCCAGCGACGAGATCCGCCTCGAGCGCGGCGACGGGGAGCTCGTGCTCACGATCAAGGCCGACGGCTACCTTCCGGAGAAGGTCAAGGTCAAGCCTGTCGCCGACGTGTCGACCTCGGTCAAGCTCAAGAAGAAGGGCGGCGGCGCGGGCAAGGCGGCGCCCGGGACCGGAGCGCTGGAGTACTGA